From Paraburkholderia sabiae, a single genomic window includes:
- the atpB gene encoding F0F1 ATP synthase subunit A — protein sequence MAASEGTRALDPSEYIAHHLQNFSTAHQTSIFDIHVWNLDTLFWSIVCGLVTIFILRLAARKATSGVPGRFQCAIEMLVEMVEDQSKSMIHGNRAFIAPLALTVFVWVALMNALDFLPVDLPGRVIDVLGLSGVISHHRIVPTADLNGTLGIALGVFVLMIYYNFKIKGAGGFVHELLSAPFGAHPLLWIPNLALNIIEFVAKTVSLGMRLFGNMYAGELLFLLIALLGSIWNFGADTTVLGFIGHVIAGSVWAIFHILIVLLQAFIFMMLTLVYIGQAHDTH from the coding sequence ATGGCAGCTAGCGAAGGAACGCGCGCTCTGGATCCGTCCGAGTACATTGCGCACCACTTGCAGAACTTTTCCACCGCTCATCAGACGTCGATTTTCGACATCCACGTCTGGAATCTCGATACGCTCTTCTGGTCGATCGTATGCGGTCTCGTCACCATCTTCATTTTGCGTCTCGCTGCACGTAAGGCGACGTCCGGCGTGCCGGGCCGTTTCCAGTGCGCGATCGAAATGCTCGTCGAAATGGTCGAGGATCAATCGAAGTCGATGATCCACGGCAACCGCGCATTCATCGCACCGCTCGCGCTGACCGTGTTCGTCTGGGTCGCGCTCATGAACGCTCTCGACTTTCTCCCCGTCGACCTGCCGGGCCGCGTGATCGACGTGCTCGGTCTGTCGGGCGTCATCTCGCACCACCGCATCGTTCCGACGGCCGACCTGAACGGCACGCTCGGCATCGCACTCGGCGTGTTCGTGCTGATGATTTACTACAACTTCAAGATCAAGGGCGCCGGCGGCTTCGTGCACGAACTGCTGTCCGCTCCGTTCGGCGCGCATCCGCTGCTGTGGATCCCGAACCTTGCACTGAACATCATCGAGTTCGTCGCGAAGACGGTCTCCCTCGGCATGCGGCTGTTCGGCAACATGTACGCGGGCGAACTGCTGTTCCTGCTGATTGCCCTGCTTGGCAGCATCTGGAACTTCGGTGCGGACACGACGGTGCTTGGCTTCATCGGCCACGTGATCGCAGGCAGCGTGTGGGCGATCTTCCACATCCTGATCGTGCTGCTGCAGGCGTTCATTTTCATGATGCTGACGCTGGTGTACATCGGCCAGGCACACGACACCCACTAA
- the atpA gene encoding F0F1 ATP synthase subunit alpha codes for MQLNPSEISELIKSRIQGLEASADVRNQGTVISVTDGIVRIHGLSEVMQGEMLEFPGNVYGLALNLERDSVGAVILGEYETISEGDIVKTTGRILEVPVGPELIGRVVDALGNPIDGKGPVNAKMTDAIEKIAPGVIWRKSVSQPVQTGLKSIDSMVPIGRGQRELIIGDRQCGKTAVAVDAIINQKGKDLICIYVAIGQKASSIMNVVRKLEETGAMEYTIVVAASASESAAMQYLAPYAGCTMGEYFRDRGQDALIVYDDLTKQAWAYRQISLLLRRPPGREAYPGDVFYLHSRLLERAARVSEEYVEKFTNGEVKGKSGSLTALPVIETQAGDVTAFVPTNVISITDGQIFLETDLFNAGIRPAINAGVSVSRVGGAAQTKVVKKLSGGIRTDLAQYRELAAFAQFASDLDEATRKQLERGRRVTELLKQPQYQPLQVWELSVSLFAANNGYLDDLEVSQVLAFEKGLRDFLKSKHADLVKRIEDNKDLSKDDESALHAAIKDFKKSGAY; via the coding sequence ATGCAACTCAATCCCTCTGAGATCAGCGAGCTGATCAAGAGCCGGATCCAGGGCCTTGAAGCGAGCGCAGACGTTCGCAACCAGGGCACCGTGATCTCCGTGACCGACGGTATCGTGCGTATCCACGGCCTGTCGGAAGTGATGCAGGGCGAAATGCTCGAATTCCCGGGCAACGTGTACGGCCTCGCGCTGAACCTCGAGCGCGACTCGGTCGGCGCCGTGATTCTGGGTGAGTACGAAACCATCTCGGAAGGCGACATCGTCAAGACGACGGGCCGCATTCTCGAAGTGCCGGTGGGTCCGGAGCTGATCGGCCGTGTGGTCGACGCACTGGGCAACCCGATCGACGGCAAGGGTCCCGTCAACGCGAAGATGACGGACGCGATCGAAAAGATCGCCCCGGGCGTGATCTGGCGTAAGTCGGTGTCGCAGCCGGTGCAAACGGGTCTGAAGTCGATCGACTCGATGGTGCCGATCGGCCGTGGCCAGCGCGAGCTGATCATCGGCGACCGCCAGTGCGGCAAGACGGCCGTCGCTGTCGACGCGATCATCAACCAGAAGGGCAAAGACCTGATCTGTATCTACGTCGCGATCGGCCAGAAGGCTTCGTCGATCATGAACGTGGTTCGCAAGCTCGAAGAAACGGGCGCGATGGAATACACGATCGTCGTCGCCGCTTCGGCTTCGGAATCGGCAGCGATGCAGTACCTCGCACCGTACGCCGGCTGCACGATGGGCGAATACTTCCGCGACCGCGGCCAGGACGCCCTGATCGTTTATGACGACTTGACCAAGCAGGCTTGGGCATATCGCCAGATCTCGCTGCTGCTGCGCCGTCCGCCGGGCCGTGAAGCCTACCCGGGCGACGTGTTCTATCTGCACTCGCGTCTGCTGGAACGTGCTGCTCGCGTCTCGGAAGAGTACGTCGAGAAGTTCACGAACGGCGAAGTGAAGGGCAAGAGCGGCTCGCTGACGGCACTGCCCGTCATTGAAACGCAGGCAGGCGACGTTACGGCATTCGTTCCGACGAACGTGATCTCGATTACCGACGGCCAGATCTTCCTGGAAACCGACCTCTTCAACGCAGGTATCCGCCCGGCAATTAACGCCGGCGTGTCGGTGTCGCGCGTTGGTGGTGCGGCTCAGACGAAGGTCGTGAAGAAGCTGTCGGGCGGTATCCGTACCGACCTCGCACAGTACCGTGAACTGGCAGCGTTCGCGCAGTTCGCATCGGACCTCGACGAAGCAACCCGCAAGCAGCTCGAGCGCGGCCGCCGCGTGACGGAACTGCTGAAGCAGCCGCAGTATCAGCCGCTGCAAGTGTGGGAACTGTCGGTGTCGCTGTTCGCAGCGAACAACGGCTACCTCGACGATCTGGAAGTGTCGCAAGTTCTGGCCTTCGAAAAGGGCCTGCGCGATTTCCTGAAGTCGAAGCATGCTGACCTGGTCAAGCGCATCGAAGACAACAAAGACTTGTCGAAGGACGACGAAAGCGCGCTGCACGCCGCGATCAAGGACTTCAAGAAGTCGGGCGCTTATTGA
- a CDS encoding ATP synthase subunit I gives MAVKASNQTPQQRHDEHRDNRTGSRTPDDQRAAHDDSWDAEQQDNNIVPLTRAEAEKLFGPNVSRPSRVTPFKVVVAQMVLSLGATLLWWLFYKPPGDAALSAFLGGAICWVPSALFAARLKKLSGAETAMSWMIGEALKMGTTIAMFTAIAFWYHDVRWIPLLVTYLIALKTYWIALAWR, from the coding sequence ATGGCGGTCAAAGCGTCGAACCAAACGCCGCAACAACGGCACGACGAACACCGCGACAATCGCACCGGTTCGCGAACTCCCGACGATCAGCGCGCAGCGCATGACGACTCATGGGATGCCGAGCAGCAAGATAACAATATCGTTCCGCTCACGCGGGCTGAGGCCGAAAAGCTGTTTGGCCCGAATGTGAGTCGTCCATCGCGCGTTACACCGTTCAAGGTCGTAGTCGCGCAAATGGTTTTGTCCCTGGGTGCGACGCTGTTGTGGTGGCTGTTCTACAAGCCGCCGGGCGATGCTGCGCTGTCCGCCTTCCTGGGAGGAGCGATTTGCTGGGTGCCGAGCGCATTGTTCGCGGCACGTCTTAAGAAGTTGAGCGGCGCCGAAACGGCGATGAGCTGGATGATCGGCGAAGCGCTCAAGATGGGGACAACGATTGCGATGTTTACTGCCATCGCATTCTGGTATCACGACGTACGGTGGATTCCGTTGCTCGTCACGTACCTCATCGCTCTCAAGACGTACTGGATCGCGCTCGCCTGGCGTTGA
- the rsmG gene encoding 16S rRNA (guanine(527)-N(7))-methyltransferase RsmG, translated as MTARSNTAAGRDALAGLLDEGLRELGIDLSPEQKAKLLDYVALLAKWNAVYNLTAIRDPRQMLIQHILDSLSIVPHLAALGPASALDVGSGGGLPGIVLAIVFPEWSITVNDIVQKKSAFQSQAKAELGLTNLFVVTGRVESLQPGVEIPEKFDVIVSRAFAELADFVTLARHLVADNGAIWAMKGVRPDGEIERLPEGAHVKQVIRLKVPSLEAERHLVEVTVG; from the coding sequence ATGACGGCGCGTTCCAACACGGCGGCGGGGCGGGATGCGCTCGCCGGTCTGCTGGACGAAGGCCTGCGTGAGTTGGGCATCGACCTGAGCCCGGAGCAAAAGGCCAAACTGCTCGACTACGTTGCATTGCTGGCGAAATGGAACGCCGTCTACAACCTGACGGCGATCCGCGATCCGCGGCAAATGCTGATTCAGCACATTCTGGATTCCCTTTCGATCGTTCCGCATCTGGCTGCGCTCGGGCCTGCCTCGGCGCTGGATGTCGGCTCGGGCGGTGGATTGCCCGGTATCGTGCTGGCGATCGTATTCCCGGAATGGTCGATCACGGTCAACGACATCGTGCAGAAGAAATCGGCCTTCCAGTCGCAGGCCAAGGCGGAACTTGGTCTGACGAATCTGTTTGTGGTGACCGGCCGCGTCGAAAGTCTGCAGCCGGGCGTCGAGATTCCAGAAAAGTTTGATGTGATCGTCTCGCGCGCATTCGCAGAACTCGCGGATTTCGTTACACTGGCCCGTCACCTCGTTGCGGACAACGGCGCGATCTGGGCGATGAAGGGTGTTCGACCGGATGGGGAAATCGAGCGCTTGCCGGAAGGCGCGCACGTCAAGCAGGTGATTCGTCTCAAAGTGCCATCGCTGGAAGCCGAACGGCATCTGGTCGAAGTCACGGTAGGCTGA
- a CDS encoding F0F1 ATP synthase subunit delta translates to MAELATIARPYAEALFGVAEAGDIAAWSEFVQELAQVARLPEVLSIASSPKVNRAQISDLLLAAVKSPLKDNAQAKNLVQMLVDNHRLPLLPEIATQFEELKNAREGAADALIVSAFPLEGAQLDGLVASLERKFKRKLKPTVQVDSSLIGGVRVTVGDEVLDTSVRARLASMQTALTA, encoded by the coding sequence ATGGCCGAACTTGCAACCATCGCCCGTCCGTACGCAGAAGCGCTGTTTGGCGTGGCCGAAGCTGGTGACATCGCCGCGTGGTCCGAATTCGTGCAGGAGCTGGCACAGGTTGCGCGTCTGCCCGAAGTGCTGTCGATTGCCTCGAGCCCGAAAGTCAACCGTGCCCAGATCAGCGACCTGCTGCTGGCCGCGGTGAAATCGCCGCTCAAGGACAATGCGCAAGCGAAGAATCTGGTTCAGATGCTGGTCGACAATCATCGTCTGCCGCTTCTGCCGGAAATCGCCACGCAGTTCGAAGAGTTGAAGAACGCCCGCGAAGGTGCGGCCGATGCGTTGATCGTCAGCGCATTCCCCCTCGAAGGTGCGCAGCTGGACGGCCTCGTCGCAAGCCTCGAACGCAAATTCAAACGCAAGCTGAAGCCGACGGTCCAGGTGGACTCGTCGCTGATCGGCGGCGTTCGCGTGACGGTCGGCGACGAAGTGCTCGATACCTCGGTCCGCGCGCGGCTCGCCAGCATGCAGACGGCTCTGACCGCCTGA
- the atpG gene encoding F0F1 ATP synthase subunit gamma translates to MAGMKEIRGKIKSVQNTRKITKAMEMVAASKMRRAQERMRAARPYAEKVRDIAAHMSSATPEYRHPFMVSNEGAKSTGFILVTTDKGLCGGMNTNVLRASLQKFKELEGQGKTVEATAIGGKGLGFLNRLRAKVVSNVVQLGDTPHLEKLIGAVKVQLDMYSEGKVSAVYLAYTRFVNTMKQEPVIEQLLPLSTEQFERKDESGSPTPKTSWDYIYEPDAQTVVDELLVRYVEALVYQAVAENMASEQSARMVAMKAASDNAKTVINELQLVYNKSRQAAITKELSEIVGGAAAV, encoded by the coding sequence ATGGCTGGAATGAAGGAAATTCGCGGGAAGATCAAGAGCGTGCAAAACACGCGCAAGATCACGAAAGCGATGGAGATGGTGGCCGCATCGAAGATGCGCCGCGCTCAGGAGCGCATGCGCGCTGCTCGCCCGTACGCCGAAAAGGTCCGCGATATCGCTGCGCACATGAGCAGTGCGACGCCCGAGTACCGTCACCCGTTCATGGTGTCGAACGAAGGTGCGAAGTCGACGGGCTTCATCCTTGTCACGACTGACAAGGGTCTGTGCGGCGGTATGAACACGAACGTGCTGCGCGCTTCGCTCCAGAAGTTCAAGGAGCTGGAAGGTCAGGGCAAGACGGTCGAAGCGACGGCAATCGGCGGCAAGGGTCTGGGTTTCCTGAACCGTCTGCGCGCGAAGGTCGTGTCGAACGTCGTGCAACTGGGCGACACGCCGCACCTCGAGAAGCTGATCGGCGCGGTGAAGGTTCAGCTCGACATGTACTCGGAAGGCAAGGTCTCGGCTGTGTATCTCGCGTACACCCGCTTCGTCAACACGATGAAGCAGGAGCCGGTGATCGAGCAGCTGCTGCCGCTGTCGACGGAACAGTTCGAGCGCAAGGACGAGAGCGGTAGCCCGACGCCGAAAACGTCGTGGGACTACATCTACGAGCCGGACGCGCAGACCGTCGTCGACGAACTGCTGGTGCGTTATGTCGAAGCGCTGGTCTATCAGGCCGTCGCGGAGAACATGGCGTCGGAACAGTCGGCACGTATGGTCGCAATGAAGGCCGCTTCGGACAACGCGAAGACGGTCATCAACGAACTGCAGCTCGTGTACAACAAGAGCCGTCAGGCAGCGATCACGAAGGAACTGTCGGAAATCGTCGGTGGCGCCGCGGCAGTCTGA
- a CDS encoding sodium:proton antiporter — MPAAERTLKPNRNLLRTITHYVAKEPVLTVLVAALIALQVFHPRPFTSLPALVDWQTVMTLAGLLILTKAVEYSGFLMWLAHRVVHRIRSQRALAYLLIGLAAALSTLLTNDVALFVVVPLALSLNELTPLPLKRLVIFIAIAVNAGSILTPLGNPQNLFLWQTSGVSFGGFVVALAPLCLVLMVMLYVLAAVSFKRIELDLSKDTEPHPVDRPLLGVAAILFAAFVLLADAHRAGIGLIGVALGFIFWRPRIVLKIDWLLLLIFVFMFIVLRSVAALPWVHDAIGQLHLATPLRAYAAGAVLSQVISNVPAAIMLAEFSKDWRALAFGVSVGGFGFAIGSLANLIAMRLSGERGMWTQFHLFSVPFWVVGGVIGGWLLLHF, encoded by the coding sequence ATGCCGGCTGCCGAGCGAACGCTAAAACCTAATCGAAACCTGCTGCGCACGATCACTCACTATGTGGCGAAAGAGCCGGTGCTTACCGTGCTCGTCGCTGCATTGATCGCGCTGCAGGTTTTTCATCCGCGTCCATTCACATCGCTGCCTGCGCTGGTCGACTGGCAAACAGTGATGACGCTCGCGGGACTTCTGATTTTGACGAAGGCCGTCGAATATTCAGGATTCCTGATGTGGCTTGCGCATCGCGTCGTCCATCGCATTCGATCGCAGCGCGCGCTTGCCTATTTGCTGATCGGGTTGGCGGCCGCGCTGTCCACATTGCTGACCAACGATGTCGCGCTGTTCGTCGTTGTGCCGCTCGCGTTGTCGCTGAACGAGTTGACGCCGCTGCCACTCAAGCGGCTCGTCATTTTCATCGCAATCGCGGTGAATGCCGGTTCGATACTCACCCCGCTGGGCAATCCTCAAAATCTGTTTCTCTGGCAGACGAGTGGTGTCTCGTTCGGCGGATTCGTGGTCGCGCTCGCGCCGTTGTGCCTTGTGCTGATGGTCATGCTGTATGTGTTGGCCGCGGTGTCGTTCAAACGCATCGAGCTGGATCTGTCCAAAGACACCGAACCGCATCCTGTCGATCGGCCGTTACTTGGCGTCGCGGCCATACTGTTTGCTGCATTCGTCCTGCTCGCCGATGCGCATCGCGCAGGCATCGGACTGATCGGCGTCGCCCTCGGATTTATCTTCTGGCGTCCGCGCATTGTTCTGAAGATCGACTGGCTTTTGCTGCTGATCTTCGTGTTCATGTTCATTGTGTTGAGAAGTGTCGCAGCGTTGCCTTGGGTGCATGACGCCATCGGGCAGTTGCATCTCGCGACGCCGTTGCGCGCCTATGCGGCGGGCGCCGTGCTCTCGCAGGTCATCAGCAATGTCCCCGCGGCCATCATGCTGGCCGAATTCTCGAAGGATTGGCGAGCGCTCGCGTTTGGGGTGAGCGTCGGCGGATTCGGTTTCGCGATCGGTTCGCTCGCGAATCTGATTGCAATGAGGCTGTCAGGAGAGCGCGGCATGTGGACGCAGTTTCACCTGTTTTCGGTGCCGTTTTGGGTCGTCGGCGGCGTGATCGGCGGGTGGTTGCTGTTGCATTTTTGA
- a CDS encoding F0F1 ATP synthase subunit B, producing MNLNATLFAQMVVFLILAWFTMKFVWPPLINALDERSKKIADGLSAAEKGKLELEAAHKRVDQELSQARNEGQQRIADAEKRAVAVADEIKAQAQAEAARIIAQAKADADQQIVKAREALRGEVAALAVKGAEQILKREVDQAAHADLLNQLKAEL from the coding sequence GTGAATCTCAACGCAACCCTGTTTGCGCAAATGGTCGTGTTCCTGATCCTCGCGTGGTTCACGATGAAGTTCGTGTGGCCGCCGCTGATCAACGCCCTCGACGAGCGCTCGAAGAAGATCGCTGACGGTCTTTCGGCCGCTGAAAAGGGCAAGCTGGAACTCGAAGCCGCGCACAAGCGCGTCGACCAGGAACTCTCGCAGGCTCGCAACGAAGGCCAGCAGCGTATCGCTGACGCCGAAAAGCGTGCCGTCGCGGTCGCCGACGAAATCAAGGCACAGGCTCAAGCCGAAGCTGCGCGCATCATCGCTCAGGCAAAGGCTGACGCCGACCAGCAGATCGTGAAGGCGCGCGAAGCGCTGCGTGGCGAAGTCGCCGCGCTCGCCGTGAAGGGTGCCGAACAGATCCTGAAGCGCGAAGTCGACCAGGCGGCTCACGCCGACCTGCTGAATCAACTCAAAGCCGAGCTCTGA
- a CDS encoding ParA family protein gives MAKIFCVANQKGGVGKTTTAVNLAASLASQGQRVLLIDLDPQGNATMGSGIDKAACENTVYEVLVDGVSVADARVKPESVSYDVLPANRELAGAEVELVSMENRERQLREALAHVVQDYDFVLIDCPPALSLLTLNGLCAAHGVVIPMQCEYFALEGLSDLVNTIKQVHANLNRDLKVIGLLRVMFDPRITLQQQVSDQLKEHFGDKVFDVVIPRNVRLAEAPSYGLPGVVFDRASRGAQAYVQFGAEMIERVRAL, from the coding sequence ATGGCAAAAATCTTCTGCGTTGCGAACCAGAAGGGGGGAGTCGGCAAAACGACGACCGCGGTCAATCTCGCCGCGAGCCTCGCATCGCAGGGACAGCGGGTTCTGCTCATCGATCTCGATCCTCAAGGCAACGCCACGATGGGCAGCGGCATCGATAAGGCCGCCTGCGAGAACACGGTGTACGAAGTGCTGGTCGACGGTGTGTCGGTCGCCGATGCACGCGTCAAGCCGGAATCCGTTTCCTATGACGTGTTGCCAGCCAATCGCGAACTGGCGGGCGCCGAAGTCGAACTCGTTAGCATGGAAAACCGCGAGCGACAGCTCAGAGAAGCGCTCGCGCACGTCGTGCAAGACTACGACTTCGTCCTGATCGACTGTCCTCCCGCGCTCTCGCTGCTCACGCTCAACGGCCTGTGTGCCGCGCATGGCGTCGTGATTCCGATGCAATGCGAATACTTCGCGCTTGAAGGCCTGTCGGACCTCGTCAATACCATCAAGCAGGTTCACGCCAATCTGAATCGCGACCTGAAGGTAATCGGCTTGCTGCGCGTGATGTTCGATCCGCGCATCACGCTGCAACAGCAGGTATCGGATCAATTGAAAGAGCATTTTGGCGACAAGGTGTTCGACGTCGTCATTCCGCGGAACGTGCGACTTGCCGAGGCGCCGAGTTATGGCTTGCCGGGCGTCGTGTTCGACCGCGCGTCGCGCGGCGCGCAGGCTTATGTGCAGTTCGGCGCCGAAATGATTGAACGGGTGCGTGCGCTATGA
- the atpE gene encoding F0F1 ATP synthase subunit C, with amino-acid sequence MQAFIANIQGLTAIGIGIIIGLGAIGACIGIGLMGGKYIEACARQPELMNPLQTKMFLLAGLIDAAFLIGVGVAMLFAFANPLLSKLAG; translated from the coding sequence ATGCAAGCTTTCATCGCCAACATCCAGGGTCTGACCGCCATCGGTATCGGCATCATCATCGGCCTGGGTGCTATCGGCGCCTGTATCGGTATCGGTCTGATGGGCGGCAAGTACATCGAAGCATGCGCTCGCCAGCCGGAACTGATGAACCCGCTGCAAACCAAGATGTTCCTGCTGGCTGGTCTGATCGACGCGGCGTTCCTGATTGGCGTTGGTGTGGCAATGCTGTTTGCGTTCGCGAACCCGCTGCTGTCGAAGCTGGCAGGCTGA
- a CDS encoding ParB/RepB/Spo0J family partition protein: MNAVARKKGLGRGLEALLGGSADITEAVKIDGAPHTLPLDKMQAGKYQPRTRMDEGALQELAASIRAQGLMQPILVRPVSPEKFEIIAGERRFRAARLAGLDEVPVLVRDVPDQAAAAMALIENIQREDLNPLEEAQGIQRLLDEFSFTHEQAAESVGRSRSAVSNLLRLLNLASPVQTMLLAGDLDMGHARALLAVDAATQITLANQVINKRMSVRETEKLVTTTTKAAPAVKAKANNDGGRDTRRLEEELSDLLAATVKIKLGRRGRGQVQVDFGDLDALEGILARLRGNTTTA; this comes from the coding sequence ATGAACGCAGTAGCACGGAAGAAAGGGTTGGGCAGGGGGCTGGAAGCGCTGCTCGGCGGAAGCGCGGACATCACGGAAGCGGTAAAGATCGACGGCGCGCCGCACACGCTGCCGCTCGACAAGATGCAGGCGGGCAAGTACCAGCCGCGCACGCGCATGGACGAGGGCGCGCTGCAGGAGCTGGCGGCCAGCATCCGCGCGCAAGGCTTGATGCAGCCGATTCTCGTGCGGCCCGTTTCACCGGAAAAATTCGAGATCATCGCCGGCGAGCGGCGCTTTCGCGCGGCGCGTCTGGCGGGTCTCGACGAAGTGCCCGTGCTGGTGCGCGATGTGCCCGATCAGGCTGCGGCCGCGATGGCGCTCATCGAGAACATCCAGCGCGAGGATCTGAACCCGCTCGAAGAGGCGCAAGGCATCCAGCGTTTGCTCGACGAGTTCAGCTTCACGCATGAACAGGCGGCTGAATCGGTTGGACGCTCGCGCAGCGCGGTGTCGAATCTGCTGCGTCTGTTGAACCTGGCTTCGCCCGTGCAGACGATGCTGCTCGCCGGCGACCTCGACATGGGCCATGCGCGCGCGCTGCTCGCCGTCGATGCCGCCACGCAGATCACGCTCGCCAATCAGGTGATCAACAAACGGATGTCCGTCCGCGAAACGGAAAAACTGGTCACGACGACGACGAAGGCTGCGCCCGCCGTGAAAGCGAAAGCGAACAACGACGGCGGCCGCGATACGCGCCGGCTCGAAGAGGAGCTGTCCGATCTGCTCGCCGCAACGGTGAAGATCAAGCTCGGTCGACGCGGGCGAGGCCAGGTGCAGGTCGATTTCGGCGACCTCGACGCGCTCGAAGGCATTCTCGCCCGCCTGCGAGGCAACACGACGACGGCATAA